The Catenulispora sp. MAP5-51 DNA segment CATACTGCGGAGGTGACGGATGAACCGCTTCCCTCCGAGGAACTCGCCGTGCGGCTGGCCGAGATCTACCTGCTGGTCGGGCCGCTGTACCGGCGGGTCCTGCGCAAGGTGGAGCTCGGCGAGGAGATCGAGGGCGTCGGCGTCGGCGTGCGCGCGGTGCTGGACATGCTGCGCCTGAGCGGGCCGATGACGGTGCCGCAGATGGGCCGGGCGCAGGCGCTGAGCCGCCAGTTCGTGCAGCGCACGGTGAACGACGCCGCGGAGCGCGGGCTGGTCGAGGCGGTACCGAACCCTGCGCACCGGCGGTCTTCGCTGATCCGGCTCACCGAGGCCGGCCGCGCGGCGA contains these protein-coding regions:
- a CDS encoding MarR family winged helix-turn-helix transcriptional regulator; this encodes MTDEPLPSEELAVRLAEIYLLVGPLYRRVLRKVELGEEIEGVGVGVRAVLDMLRLSGPMTVPQMGRAQALSRQFVQRTVNDAAERGLVEAVPNPAHRRSSLIRLTEAGRAAIELVIAREHGLLGQVGGGLTQADVDACAKVLSSMLAAVSDVEVD